Genomic window (Flavobacteriales bacterium):
AACGTTTTATTCCCAAACATGCAGGGCGCTTGCAGGTCTTTTCCCCCACAAGCGGGACGCTTGTGGGACTAAAGCCCCGCAAGTACAGCACCCGGATCCTTCCCACCGAGCACCAGCTTCGCGGGATCCTCAAGCATCTCCTTCACCTTGAAGAGGAAGCTCACGCTCTCCTTGCCGTCGATGATGCGGTGATCATAGCTCAGCGCCACGTACATCACCGGGCGGATCACCACCTGTCCGTTCACGGCGACCGGCCGCTCCACGATGTTGTGCATGCCGAGGATCGCGCTCTGCGGCGGATTGATGATGGGCGTGCTTAGCATGCTGCCGAACACGCCGCCGTTGGTGATGGTGAAGGTGCCACCGGTCATCTCGGCGAGGCTCAACTTTCCGTCGCGCGCCTTGATCGCGAGTTCCTTGATCGCACCTTCGATCTCGGCCAGGCTCATCTGCTCAGCGTTGCGCACCACCGGTACCATCAGGCCCTTGGGTGAGCTTACCGCGATACCGATGTCCGCATAGTCGAAACTCACGACCTCCTCGCCGTCCAGCTGTGCGTTCACGTTCGGGAACAGGCGCAAAGCTTCCGTAACGGCTTTGGTGAAGAAGGACATGAAGCCGAGGCTTACGCCGTGCTTCTCCTTGAACTTATCCTTGTACTGGTTACGAACGGCCATCACCGCGCTCATGTCCACCTCGTTGAAAGTGGTGAGCATGGCCGTTTCGTTCTTCACGCTCACCAAGCGCTCGCCTACCTTCTTGCGCAGGGTGCTCATCTTGGCGCGGCTGCTGTTGCGACTTCCGCCCCAGCCGTTCATCAATGTGCCGACCGATACGCCACCGGCGATGTATGCTTCAACATCACCGCGCGTGATGCGGCCGTTCGGTCCGGTGCCTTTCACCTTGTCACTGGCGATGCCTTTCTCGGCCATCACGGCCTTGGCGACGGGCGTGGCGTGGGCGGCGGTTTCCGCAGCAGGTCGACCCGGTGGGTCGACGCTACGGGCTTCTTCCTTCGCCTCCTTCGCGCCATTCACCTCCTTCACCTCCTTCTTCGCGGGCTTCACGCTTGTATCGATCTTGGCAACAACATCACCCACGTTCACCGTCTCATCGGCCTTGGCCAGCAAACTGATCTTGCCGCCTTCCTCGGCGCTCAGCTCCAAGGTCGCCTTATCGCTGTCGATCTCGGCGATCACTTGATCCTTTTTCACCACGTCGCCATCGGCCACCAGCCATTGCGCAATGCGCACTTCGCTGATGCTTTCACCGGGACTGGGGACTTTTACTTCAATGTTGGCCATGGGAATTGAGGGATGTACGATTTTGGGGCCGCAGAGACGCAGAGGCGCGGAGAATGCTATTGGTGAATGGTGAATAGTGATCGGTTCCCGGAATCCACGCCTGACAACTGACAACGAACAACTGACAACTACGCCCCGTCATCAAGCACGCACTTTCGTCTTCGCTTTTTTCGCCACTGGTGCGGAAGGTCTATCGACGAACGCATCTTCCAGGATCCGCTGTTGCTGCAATGCGCTACGTACGCCGCTTCCGGTGGCAGGTGCCCCGCTTGCACGTCGGGCAACGAACTTCAATGCTTCCACCGACGGCGCCCCGTTCACTTTGTGCAGGTGCTTGAAGATGTACGGCCAAGCGCCCATGTTCTCCGGCTCCTCCTGCACCCAGCGCACTTCCTCAACATTCGCATAGCGCGCGAAGACCGCTTCGAGCTGCGGTTCCGGCAGCGGGTGTAACTGTTCGATGCGCACCAAGGCAACATCGTCAGCCACCACCTTCTCCTTGCGCTCCAGCAGTTCGTAGTAGAGCTTGCCGGAGCAGAGGATCAAGGTCTTTACGTTCTTTGGATCTGCCGTCGGATCGTCATACACCTCTTGGAAGCGACCCTTCGCCAGATCATCCATGGTGCTCACGCACTTGGGATGGCGCAACAGGCTCTTCGGTGTAAAGACCACCAAGGGCTTACGGAATTTCCACGCAAGCTGGCGGCGCAGCAGGTGGAAGAAGTTCGCCGGCGTGGTGGGGTTGGCCAGGATCATGTTGGCGTCCGCGCACTGTTGCAGGAAACGCTCCATGCGCCCGCTGCTGTGCTCCGCGCCCTGACCCTCGTAGCCGTGCGGCAACAGCATCACCAGACCGTTCATGGCGTTCCACTTCTCCTCGGCGGCGCTGAGGTACTGGTCGATGATGATCTGTGCCCCGTTCACGAAGTCGCCGAACTGCGCCTCCCACAAGGTGAGGCTGGCAGGCGTGGCGAAGGCGTAGCCGTATTCGTAACCCAACACCGCGTATTCGTTCAACGGCGAGTTGTAGACCTGCATCAGGGCCTGTCCTTCCTGCAAGTTCTTCAGGTGGATGTATTCCTCTTCACTGTCCTCCACTTTCACCACGGCGTGCCGATGGCTGAAAGTCCCGCGCTCCACGTCCTGCCCGGTGAGGCGGACGGAATGTCCTTCACAGAGCAAGGACCCGTACGCGAGCAGTTCACCCATGCCCCAGTCCAAGCGGTCCTCGGCCACCATCTTGGCGCGCTCATGCAGGATGCGCTCCAGCTTGTTGAAGAACTTCTTCCCCGCCGGCACCTCGGCAAGCTTGGCCGCGATGTCCAGTAACAATTTCTTTTTCACACCGGTCTCCGGCGAACTTTCCAGGTCGGCATCATCGGCGCGCTCGTAGCCCATCCAGCGGTCCGCGAGGAATGAGGTGATCACGGCCTTGGGCAGTTCCTTGGAATCCGTGAGGCGCTCCTGCAACATGTTGTTGAAGCGCTCCTGCATCTCCTCCGCTAAACTGGCCTCAATGGTGCCACTGGCCTCCAGCTTTTCCCTGTAGATCTCCCGCGGGTCCTTGTGCGTGGCGATGGCCTTGTAGAGGATGGGCTGGGTGAACTTCGGCTCGTCGCCTTCGTTGTGTCCGTGCCTGCGGTAGCCCAGCAGGTCGATGAAGACGTCGCTTTGGAAATGCTGCCGGAAATCGAGCGCGAGCTTCATCACGTGGCATACGGCCTCCGCATCGTCGCCGTTCACATGGAACACCGGGCATTGCGTCACCTTGGCAACGTCGGTGCAATACGTACTGCTGCGCCCATCGACGTAGTTGGTAGTGAAGCCCACCTGGTTGTTCACCACCACATGCAGGGTGCCACCGGTGCTGTACGGCTTCAATCGCGCCATCTGCACCAGTTCATAGACCACGCCTTGGCCAGCGATCGCGGCATCGCCGTGAATGATCACGGGGCACAGCTTTTCAGGCACGAACGCATGGTCCTTTTCGATCAGCGCACGCGAAATGCCCTGCATCACCGGCCCCACACTTTCCAAGTGGCTGGGGTTGGGGCACAGGATCAGGTTCACTCCTTTACCCTTGTTGGTCACCACGCAGCTGTTGAAGCCCATGTGGTATTTCACATCGCCTTCCACGAAACTGTCCTCGAAGTCACGGCCCTCGAAGTCGGCGAAGATGGATTCGTAGGTCTTGTTGAAGGTGTTGGCCAGCACGTTCAGACGGCCCCGGTGGGCCATGCCGATCACCACGTCGTTGATGCCGTGCGCATCCGCGCCGTGCTCGATGATGGTGTCCAACGCAGGGATCAGTGTTTCGCCTCCTTCCAGGCTGAAACGCTTCTGACCGATGAACTTCTTCCCGAGGAAACGCTCGAACACCACGGCCTGATCCAGCTTGCGCAGGATCTCCTTCTTCTCTTCCAAAGTAAAGACCGGAGTGTTGCGGTCCTTTTCCATCCGCTTTTGCAGCCAATCTACGCGGTCCACATCACGGATGAAGCGGTACTCCACACCGATGCTTTGGCAATACGTGGTCTTCAAATGCTCAAGGATGGCTGCCAGGGTGGCCTTGCCGATGCCCAGCTCCGACCCGGCCTCGAACACGGTTCCGAGGTCATCCTCGGACAGCCCGAAATAAGCCAGTTCCAAAGGGGGGGTATAGGTACGCCGCTCACGCACGGGGTTGGTATGCGTAAAGAGGTGACCACGCTCACGATAGCCGTTGATCAGGGCGATCACCTTGAACTCCTTCGCCACGTTCTCATTGCTCGGCCCGCAGTCCATGCCGTTGGCGGACCCTGTCTGTCCCGGCATTTCGGGATAACGGGTCCGGGCCAGGTCGAAACCTTCGAAGAACCGCGCCCAATCAGGCGATACGGAGCCGGGGTCCGTTTTGTACTGCTGATACACCCCGTCAATTGAGGCAGGGTCGAGATTACTGAGGAACGTGTTCTTGTCCATGGCCGGGCAGAAAATACCGGGCCGCAAAGGTAGCCACGGTTTCGGGCATTGTTACGGGGGAACGAAGGCGGTTGTTCGCGCGAACGGACCAGGTTCTGCCGGAGCTGCATTGGCCTCAGCCCAACCCTGCGTACCGCTTACGGCTCAGCACTTTCTGCAGGCAACGCAGCACAATGGCCCCGGCCAGGCCGAACAAGCCGTCCGCGGCCATCGCAGCACCCACCTGATGCTCTGTAAGATCAACGCGGTTCACCACCAGCCCGAATGCGTGCGCCCCCTCCCGGTCCCGCTCTTCGATCACCGCAAGTACTTGGGTACGCAGTTCCTCAAAGGCTCCCTCACCGACCTCGGGCAATGTCAGTGCTTCCTCCCGCAGGTCCTTGCGCAACTGGGCAACGGTCTCGTACAACACCACGGCCTCGTCCAACCGCTTGCGCAGGCCGCTGGCTCCTTCACCTTCCGCTCCTGTTTTCGACAGCCCTTCGTGCATCGCGAACTTTGATACCGCAAAGGTGGGGATGGCTTGGCACTATTTTCGCCGGTGCAAGATCTACCGCAAAAGCCCGCAGAAAGCATCCGTACAGTCGACCCAATGGGTCGACCTGACAGGTGCTCCGTATAAACTCCTTGCAAAATTTCACCATGCGCAACAACCTCCTCCTCGCGGCCATCGCCGTTTCCGTTTCCGCCAGCGCCCAGTACGGCACGTTCGACAAGAAGGCTCTCGAGGCCGCGAAAAGCTCCACCACCATCGTCCTGCGCGATGCGGCTGACTCGCCGTTCAACCGCGACCTGCTGAACGCGGTGAAGGCCAACTGGAAATTCACGGCCAGCACGGACTTCGGCACCATCACGGACCTGGCCACCACACCCATCGATCCCGCGAAGACCTACCTGATGAAGATCCGGAAGAGCGACAAGGAAAAGCACGATGCCACCTTCCTCGCGCTGGTGCAAGGCTGGAAGATGAAAAAGGGAGAGACGCTGAACGTGGAAAGTAATGCCGTGACGAACCTGCCGTCGGCACAGGAGCTGACTTCCATCATGATCGATGTGGAACTGCTCAACAGCGGGGGAAGCGCGATGCTGAACATCTACGTGAAGAATCTTCAAGACTATCTGAAGCAGGTAGAGACCGGAAAGATCAGCGATAAGGCCACCGCCGACCGCCTGTATGCCAGCCGCAACCGACAGGTGAAGGAGATGGAGCTCTGGCTGGCAAAGGACCAACTTGATAAGAGCCTGACGGACCTGGCCGCCATCAAGGAAACCTATAAGCAGGACGTGAAATTGATGGACTATTCACAACTGATAAGCGCCGCGACCCAAGGCACACCGAACGTGGCCCTTGCCGATGTGCTGATCACCGGCGAGTACAAGACGAAGTGGTGCTTCCGCCGCATCTTCAACGCCAGCACCGGCGAGCTGATGTACCAGCGCGACGAGGCCGCGCTCTTCGACAAGAAGATGGGCTTCATCAAGGAGGATTTCCGCGTGCTGGAACAGTCGCGGTAAGCCCGTGCAGTTGTAAGGACCCTTGTCCATCACAACTGGCTCCGGGATTATTGAAGACCTTCGTTCAAATTCTTCGATAATGCATGGTATCGCGCAGTGGACAGGGCTGCCGTGGTTCTTCGCTGTTACAGCATGACCACCATCCTCATCACCGGAGGTAGCGGACTTGTCGGCAGCCACCTAACGAAGCTCTTACTGGGCGAAGGCTTTGCGGTGCGGCATCTCAGCCGCAGTGCGAAGCCGGATGCGCCGGTGCCCACGTTCGAGTGGAACATCGCGAAAGGCTTCATCGATCCCCGTGCATTGGAGAATGTGGACCACATCATCCACCTCAGCGGCGTGGGCATCGCGGACGAACGGTGGACAGAGGAGCGAATGCGCGTACTGTACTCCAGTCGCGTGGATGCCGCTGCATTATTGCACCGCGAAATGGGAATGGCCGGGGCTTGGCCCAAGAGTTTTATCAGCGCGAGCGGGATCAACTATTACGGCACTCATACTTCGGACCAGGTCTTCAACGAGGAGGACCCGCCTGCGAACGACACCTTGGGAAAGCTGTGCCAGTCGTGGGAAGGAGCGGCGAACGACTGGGCCGCACAATGCCGCGTGGTGACCCTGCGCACATCAGTGGTTCTTGCCCGCGAAGGTGGCGCGCTATCGAAGCTCGCTGGTCCCGCTCGCTGGGGCCTGGCTTCACCGCTCGGCCACGGAAGGCAATGGATGCCGTGGGTCCACATCGATGACCTTGCACGTGCTTACCTGCATGTGATCAGGAATGCGGAGATGCATGGCGCCTACAACATTGCCGCGCCGGAGGATGTGCGCAACCGCGAGATGATGCGCGAGGTGGCCCATGCGCTACATCACCCGTACCTCTTTCCTGCCGTGCCGCGCTTTGTACTGCGCGCCATGCTGGGCGAACTCAGTTCGATGGTCTTGGAAGGGTCGCGGGTATCGAACGCCAAGCTGGTCGCGAGCGGATTTGAATTCCGGCATCCGGAGCTAAAAGAGGCGTTGAAGGGGTTGCTTCAATAGCTCCGTGCCATTAACTGCCAGCGTAATGTGCGCTGCCACAAGCATTGCTACTGCTCGTACTTCCAGTAAAAGGCCGTTCGCCTCTTTTCTGCTTTCTCATAAATGGGATAGCGATCTTCATCCTTGCCAATTACCCTTCCTTGGAAGTTCTTGTAGCCCATTTCACGCACCCGGGAAACCCAGAAAGAATTGTCCACATAGAAGACACTATCCATTGTTTCCGAAAAGGACAGTGCAACAAAATTCCGGATCCGCAACGGGCTTGTATCGGATCGAAAATCTTCCTCTGATACAGAGGAATAGCCGTGTCCATTTGCCTTGGGAACTTCTACCGTTCGCGCATTTGGACCGTTGAATTTCCACAGTTCCTCTCGGAACCGATACCTGTTCATGCCCACATAGGCATGGGGAGGAAGTGATGTAATTCGTTCGTCCTTGACCATGGTACCGTGCGATTGAAAAGTAGTAGCAGTGGCCGAACTCGTATTCATGGTTGACTGAAGCACGTAGGCCCAATTGAATACGGGCAACTCCGTATTTGTGGTCGAGTATGCGTGGGATGAAGACGTTGACGTGCCGGAGCTGGATATCACCGTACGATCGATCCAATAGCTCAACTTCTGGTCATTGATGATCAACGCGGAGTTCTTCCAGTCAATGAATAACGGTCGGTCCGTCTTGTTGTAGATGGCAAAGGACATTGCTCCTCCCGATGCCCAGAAAGAATATATGATCGAGACCGTATCGTTCTCATACACCCATTGATCATTGATGTTCGGTACGTTCTTGGCTTCTGTATCAAAGATCTGCATGTAGGTTTTGGAGCAGCCAGAAAGCAATAGCAACACCATTAAACTGAAAGTCCAGCGGAATATCACCCTGTTGTTCATCGCTTGCAAATTTGGCTCTAAGGGCCAAAGTATCTTTCGCCACTACGCCAACCCATTCAGTAGCTCCGCGCCATCAACTGCGCCGATAGCGCACGCAACGGCTCCTTCCGCTCCTCCGGCACCGCGATCGCATCCAGCGCTTGCACGGCCTTCCGGTCCTCGGCTTGTATGGCGTGTTCAGCCTCGTCCCGTACACCCAATTCTTCCAGTGCTTGCAACATGCGCGGCACATCGCGTTGATCGGCAGGCTTGGCTAATTCTTTTTGCAGCTCGTTCCGCTTATTTGTCGCGCTAAGCTCCAGACCACGGATCAGCAAGAAGGTCTTCTTCCCTGCGCGCAGATCACCGCCCTGTTGCTTGCCGGTCTTGGCGGGATCACCAAAAGCATCGAGCAGATCATCGCGCAATTGGAAGGCGAGGCCAGTGTGTTCTCCGAACGCGCCGATGCGATCACTGTCCTCCTTGCTTGCACCCGCGACCGCAGCACCTACGCGCAATGCGCAGGCCAATAGCACCGCCGTCTTCTGGCGGATCATCGCAGTGTATTCAGCCGTAGTGACATCATCGCGGCGCTCAAATTCCATGTCGAGCTGCTGCCCTTCGCACACTTCCAGCGCGTACCGGCTGAAGATCGCGGACACGTCGGGGCGCTTCGCCATCAGCTGATAGGCCTTCACCAACATGGCGTCGCCGCTGAGGATGGCTGTGTTCACGTTCCACTTTTCATGCACGGTGGGCTGTCCGCGGCGTAAGGGTGCGGCGTCCATGATGTCGTCGTGCATCAGCGTAAAATTGTGGAAGAGCTCGATGCCCAAGGCCTCGTCCAGCGCATCTTCCGCACGACCGTCGAAAAGCTCGCAGCCCATCAATACCAACGCCGGTCGCACACGTTTTGCCGGTAAGCCCATGAGGTAGCCCATCGGCGTATAAAGCCCCCCTTTCGGCAAGGCA
Coding sequences:
- a CDS encoding 2-oxoglutarate dehydrogenase E1 component — protein: MDKNTFLSNLDPASIDGVYQQYKTDPGSVSPDWARFFEGFDLARTRYPEMPGQTGSANGMDCGPSNENVAKEFKVIALINGYRERGHLFTHTNPVRERRTYTPPLELAYFGLSEDDLGTVFEAGSELGIGKATLAAILEHLKTTYCQSIGVEYRFIRDVDRVDWLQKRMEKDRNTPVFTLEEKKEILRKLDQAVVFERFLGKKFIGQKRFSLEGGETLIPALDTIIEHGADAHGINDVVIGMAHRGRLNVLANTFNKTYESIFADFEGRDFEDSFVEGDVKYHMGFNSCVVTNKGKGVNLILCPNPSHLESVGPVMQGISRALIEKDHAFVPEKLCPVIIHGDAAIAGQGVVYELVQMARLKPYSTGGTLHVVVNNQVGFTTNYVDGRSSTYCTDVAKVTQCPVFHVNGDDAEAVCHVMKLALDFRQHFQSDVFIDLLGYRRHGHNEGDEPKFTQPILYKAIATHKDPREIYREKLEASGTIEASLAEEMQERFNNMLQERLTDSKELPKAVITSFLADRWMGYERADDADLESSPETGVKKKLLLDIAAKLAEVPAGKKFFNKLERILHERAKMVAEDRLDWGMGELLAYGSLLCEGHSVRLTGQDVERGTFSHRHAVVKVEDSEEEYIHLKNLQEGQALMQVYNSPLNEYAVLGYEYGYAFATPASLTLWEAQFGDFVNGAQIIIDQYLSAAEEKWNAMNGLVMLLPHGYEGQGAEHSSGRMERFLQQCADANMILANPTTPANFFHLLRRQLAWKFRKPLVVFTPKSLLRHPKCVSTMDDLAKGRFQEVYDDPTADPKNVKTLILCSGKLYYELLERKEKVVADDVALVRIEQLHPLPEPQLEAVFARYANVEEVRWVQEEPENMGAWPYIFKHLHKVNGAPSVEALKFVARRASGAPATGSGVRSALQQQRILEDAFVDRPSAPVAKKAKTKVRA
- a CDS encoding TIGR01777 family protein, which translates into the protein MTTILITGGSGLVGSHLTKLLLGEGFAVRHLSRSAKPDAPVPTFEWNIAKGFIDPRALENVDHIIHLSGVGIADERWTEERMRVLYSSRVDAAALLHREMGMAGAWPKSFISASGINYYGTHTSDQVFNEEDPPANDTLGKLCQSWEGAANDWAAQCRVVTLRTSVVLAREGGALSKLAGPARWGLASPLGHGRQWMPWVHIDDLARAYLHVIRNAEMHGAYNIAAPEDVRNREMMREVAHALHHPYLFPAVPRFVLRAMLGELSSMVLEGSRVSNAKLVASGFEFRHPELKEALKGLLQ
- a CDS encoding polyprenyl synthetase family protein, which produces MTQHRKLIDGHITAWVNALPKGGLYTPMGYLMGLPAKRVRPALVLMGCELFDGRAEDALDEALGIELFHNFTLMHDDIMDAAPLRRGQPTVHEKWNVNTAILSGDAMLVKAYQLMAKRPDVSAIFSRYALEVCEGQQLDMEFERRDDVTTAEYTAMIRQKTAVLLACALRVGAAVAGASKEDSDRIGAFGEHTGLAFQLRDDLLDAFGDPAKTGKQQGGDLRAGKKTFLLIRGLELSATNKRNELQKELAKPADQRDVPRMLQALEELGVRDEAEHAIQAEDRKAVQALDAIAVPEERKEPLRALSAQLMARSY
- the odhB gene encoding 2-oxoglutarate dehydrogenase complex dihydrolipoyllysine-residue succinyltransferase codes for the protein MANIEVKVPSPGESISEVRIAQWLVADGDVVKKDQVIAEIDSDKATLELSAEEGGKISLLAKADETVNVGDVVAKIDTSVKPAKKEVKEVNGAKEAKEEARSVDPPGRPAAETAAHATPVAKAVMAEKGIASDKVKGTGPNGRITRGDVEAYIAGGVSVGTLMNGWGGSRNSSRAKMSTLRKKVGERLVSVKNETAMLTTFNEVDMSAVMAVRNQYKDKFKEKHGVSLGFMSFFTKAVTEALRLFPNVNAQLDGEEVVSFDYADIGIAVSSPKGLMVPVVRNAEQMSLAEIEGAIKELAIKARDGKLSLAEMTGGTFTITNGGVFGSMLSTPIINPPQSAILGMHNIVERPVAVNGQVVIRPVMYVALSYDHRIIDGKESVSFLFKVKEMLEDPAKLVLGGKDPGAVLAGL